A window of the Aspergillus flavus chromosome 6, complete sequence genome harbors these coding sequences:
- a CDS encoding centromere kinetochore component CENP-T-domain-containing protein: MSTPKPRGRRSPRESDISESFTPVGDTTLTGLQRLPIHTRYPLTPGRLAASGTPSRRTPRNRAAVAPSTPYGLRAMQRRAANTPARDRRKSGRMQRETTFDILRNLGRALAPVSQPIRSSPQEEKPESEPELEKDEIEELDNEPEIERPRLSLPLEEVEEQEEASPEPRPPRLSLAFEEEDITVEYPRRATSEHDRARLSMMSFGNPRLSENFGDATRLESDSEDGGDSGIEHGEDGENQDETVMSQGAFDRGGETEDLGRFNFDFNFPSPPPPPADDMDGPLNDDEGFELPPVDLVQDTAPMSDDSDDAAVTAGEFGLDLHMPSRASLSESPGIVGGGLRDEDTITVQGKQKKLSRHGIPVPNMPSGVIRKLATRFAPARAGSKAKISKATLAAIEQASSWYFEQVAEDLAAYSKHAGRKTIDESDVITLMRRQRHINNSTTVFSLASKHLPKELLQDMRLSMPP; this comes from the exons ATGTCGACCCCTAAGCCGCGTGGCCGCCGGTCACCGCGAGAGTCCGACATCTCCGAATCATTCACTCCTGTAGGAGATACCACACTTACGGGG CTTCAGCGTCTTCCTATTCATACCAGATACCCTCTCACCCCCGGCCGGTTAGCAGCGTCAGGGACACCGTCGCGACGAACGCCACGCAACAGAGCTGCAGTGGCCCCATCAACACCATATGGATTACGAGCGATGCAGCGCCGAGCGGCAAATACACCCGCGCGTGACCGTAGGAAAAGTGGACGGATGCAGAGGGAGACTACATTTGATATTCTACGGAATCTCGGTAGAG CTCTTGCGCCCGTATCACAACCTATTCGTTCATCAccgcaagaagaaaaaccgGAATCAGAGCCGGaactggagaaggatgagatcgAAGAGCTTGATAATGAACCGGAGATTGAGCGTCCCCGGCTGTCCTTGCCTTTagaagaggtggaggagcaggaggaaGCGAGTCCCGAGCCACGTCCTCCCAGGCTCTCTTTGGcgtttgaagaagaggatatcACGGTCGAATACCCCCGACGGGCTACGAGCGAACACGATAGAGCACGATTATCTATGATGAGTTTCGGTAACCCTAGGCTGAGTGAGAACTTTGGTGATGCGACCCGGTTGGAAAGCGACTCAGAAGATGGTGGTGACTCCGGTATCGAGCATGGTGAAGACGGAGAGAACCAAGACGAAACTGTCATGAGTCAAGGCGCCTTTGATAGAGG AGGCGAGACGGAAGACCTTGGGAGGTTCAATTTTGATTTCAACTTTCCATCCCCGCCTCCACCTCCGGCCGACGACATGGACGGACCTCtcaacgatgatgaagggTTCGAGCTTCCGCCTGTTGATCTGGTACAGGACACAGCCCCCATGTCTGACGATAGTGACGATGCGGCTGTCACAGCTGGTGAATTTGGTTTAGATCTCCACATGCCGTCTCGCGCCTCTTTAAGCGAAAGCCCCGGTATCGTCGGAGGAGGATTGCGTGACGAAGACACTATTACAGtacaaggaaagcaaaagaagctctCCCGACACGGTATCCCTGTCCCCAACATGCCGTCAGGGGTAATTCGAAAGCTGGCTACTCGATTTGCGCCAGCGAGAGCTGGCTCTAAAGCTAAGATCAGCAAGGCCACCTTAGCTGCCATTGAACAAGCGTCATCGTGGTATTTTGAGCAGGTCGCTGAAGATCTGGCGGCATATTCTAAACATGCGGGTCGGAAGACGATTGACGAGAGTGACGTTATCACTTTGATGAGACG ACAACGCCATATTAACAATTCTACGACTGTTTTCTCTCTGGCATCGAAGCATTTACCGAAGGAACTGCTGCAAGACATGAGATTGTCAATGCCCCCTTGA
- a CDS encoding U3-containing 90S pre-ribosomal complex subunit-domain containing protein → MSAEAAKSSGLSAKIDNKRKRQAEESSKQAGAATGNAEGPSNKKRKNGKSKLKKGGKDKKDKPQLDASEKEQRDAKQTETKGGIDEAIGKMDGRLLADHFMQKAKRHNKELTAVELSDLSVPESSFLDTSSFDLPRQLEKLPAFLKAFSPKGSDLSKPSEEKGTPHTLVVCASGLRAADAVRALRTFQTKESPIGKLFAKHIKLEEAKQFLERSRIAIGGGTPARISDLIDAGSLKLGELQRIVIDGSYVDQKQRGIFDMKETHLPLLKLLTRSEFRERYGAEEKRIQILIF, encoded by the exons ATGTCTGCGGAAGCTGCCAAGTCATCCGGCCTCTCGGCCAAGATTGATAACAAACGCAAGAGGCAAGCTGAGGAATCCTCAAAACAGGCCGGGGCGGCTACTGGCAACGCAGAGGGTCCGAgtaacaagaaaagaaagaacggCAAATCCAAGCTAAAGAAGGGtggaaaggacaagaaggataAGCCCCAGCTAGATGCGTCAGAGAAGGAGCAGAGAGACGCCAAGCAAACCGAGACCAAAGGCGGCATTGATGAAGCTATTGGCAAGATGGACGGCCGCCTGTTGGCGGATCATTTCATGCAGAAGGCTAAGCGCCACAATAAGGAGCTGACTGCGGTCGAATTGAGTGACCTTAGTGTTCCAG AATCCTCATTCCTCGACACATCGTCGTTTGACTTGCCCAGACAATTGGAGAAGCTACCAGCGTTTCTGAAGGCATTCAGCCCTAAAGGATCTGACCTTTCAAAGCCATCAGAGGAGAAAGGTACACCGCATACCCTGGTGGTCTGCGCTTCCGGGCTTCGAGCAGCCGATGCAGTGAG AGCTCTCCGTACGTTCCAAACCAAAGAATCCCCAATTGGCAAGCTGTTTGCAAAGCATATCAAgctggaagaagccaagcaaTTCCTGGAGCGATCACG CATTGCCATTGGAGGCGGAACACCTGCTCGTATCTCCGATTTGATCGATGCTG GTTCCCTCAAACTTGGCGAACTACAGCGTATCGTGATCGATGGATCCTATGTTGATCAGAAGCAGCGTGGTATCTTTGACATGAAGGAAACCCATCTTCCACTTCTGAAATTGCTCACGCGGTCCGAGTTTCGTGAACGGTATGGGGCGGAGGAGAAGCGGATTCAGATCCTCATCTTTTAG